Proteins co-encoded in one Marmota flaviventris isolate mMarFla1 chromosome 9, mMarFla1.hap1, whole genome shotgun sequence genomic window:
- the LOC114093584 gene encoding olfactory receptor 5L1-like — MAETNCTTVTEFILLGLSDVPELRVLLFLVFLLIYGVTVLANLGMVALIQVSSQLHTPMYFFLSHLSLVDFCYSSIIVPKMLANIFTKDKAISFQGCMAQLYLFCTYAITEVFLLALMAYDRFVAICNPLLYMVIMSQKLCAGLVSGCYLLASVCALIHLCLTLEIPLYSSNVINHFFCDLPPLLNLACSDVTVNELLLFIVVNFNEVFTITIIFTSYLFILITILKMRSAEGRRKAFSTCASHLTAIIVFHGTILFIYCQPSSGTSLDIDKVTTVFYTVVIPMLNPLIYSLRNKDVKEALRKVVDSKILSCILT; from the coding sequence ATGGCTGAGACAAACTGTACCACTGTGACAGAGTTCATTCTGCTGGGATTGTCAGATGTCCCTGAGCTGAGAGTCCTCCTTTTCCTGGTGTTCCTTCTCATCTATGGAGTCACGGTGTTGGCCAACCTCGGCATGGTGGCACTGATCCAAGTCAGCTCTCAGCTGCACActcccatgtactttttcctcagCCACTTGTCCCTTGTGGACTTCTGCTACTCCTCAATCATAGTGCCCAAAATGCTGGCCAACATCTTTACCAAGGATAAAGCCATTTCTTTCCAGGGCTGCATGGCACAActctatttattttgtacttatgCAATTACAGAGGTCTTCCTGCTGGCactgatggcctatgaccgctttgtggccatctgcaacCCACTGCTGTACATGGTCATCATGTCCCAGAAGCTCTGTGCAGGGCTGGTCTCTGGATGTTATCTGTTAGCATCAGTGTGTGCTCTGATTCACTTGTGCTTAACCCTTGAGATACCACTCTACAGTTCAAATGTGATCAATCACTTCTTCTGTGACTTACCCCCACTCTTAAATCTTGCTTGTTCTGATGTCACTGTAAATGAGTTGCTGTTATTCATTGTGGTCAATTTCAATGAGGTCTTTACTATCACGATCATCTTCACTTCCTACCTGTTTATTCTCATTACCATCCTGAAGATGCGCTCTGCAGAGGGGAGGCGCAAAGCTTTTTCCACCTGTGCCTCCCACCTCACAGCCATCATTGTCTTCCATGGAACAATCCTGTTCATTTATTGTCAGCCCAGTTCTGGCACTAGTCTGGATATTGACAAAGTGACCACAGTGTTCTACACTGTGGTGatccccatgctgaaccccctgatctacagcctgaggaacaaggatgtAAAAGAAGCTCTCAGAAAAGTTGTGGATTCCAAAATATTATCATGTATATTAACATAA